GCCTTGGCTTCGTCGGCCTCGAGGAACTTGTCGCGATCCATCGCCGCCTCGATCTCCTCGATCGGCTTGCCGGTATACTTGGCATAGAGCGAGTTGAGGCGGCTACGCATGCGAAGGATTTCGCGCGCCTGGATCTCAATGTCCGCGGCCATGCCCTGCGCACCGCCCGAAGGCTGATGAACCATGATGCGGCTGTTGCTGAGCGCGACGCGCATGCCCGGCTCGCCGGCGGCAAGAAGGAAGCTGCCCATCGATGCGGCCTGCCCGATACACACCGTTCCGACGCGCGGACGGATGTATTGCATCGTGTCATGGATCGCGAGGCCAGCCGTGACGACGCCGCCCGGCGAGTTGATGTACATGAAAATGTCCTTCTTCGGATTCTCCGATTCAAGGAACAGCAGCTGGGCGGT
Above is a genomic segment from Sphingomonas sp. LY29 containing:
- a CDS encoding ATP-dependent Clp protease proteolytic subunit, yielding MDHQDIASALVPIVIEQSNRGERSFDIYSRLLRERIIFITGGVEDHMASLITAQLLFLESENPKKDIFMYINSPGGVVTAGLAIHDTMQYIRPRVGTVCIGQAASMGSFLLAAGEPGMRVALSNSRIMVHQPSGGAQGMAADIEIQAREILRMRSRLNSLYAKYTGKPIEEIEAAMDRDKFLEADEAKAFGLIDEVFDRRPDAGEGDTTGAADITPA